One Labrus mixtus chromosome 12, fLabMix1.1, whole genome shotgun sequence DNA segment encodes these proteins:
- the LOC132984504 gene encoding gap junction Cx32.2 protein-like, whose product MGDWSFLSDLLDKVQSHSTVVGKVWMSVLFLFRIFILAAGVDTIWGDEQANMDCNIKSLGCKNACYDRSFPLSHTRFWVLQILTVSTPTLVYLGHVLLVIRRENKLRRRLEQKLGKNGMMKAPKYSNEHGKVQLKGILLCSYLMQLLIKILLEVAFLVGQYFLYGFILMPPKITFSEYPCPSPVDCFISRPTEKTVFIVFMMAMAALSVILNIVEIFHLIISKLSEKRRRSSIPPEVYRPDKLNHGSRESVTLC is encoded by the coding sequence ATGGGGGACTGGTCCTTTCTATCCGACCTGTTGGACAAGGTGCAGTCTCACTCCACAGTGGTGGGGAAGGTGTGGATGAGCGTCCTCTTTCTCTTCAGAATCTTCATCCTGGCTGCCGGTGTGGACACAATCTGGGGAGATGAGCAGGCCAACATGGACTGCAACATTAAGAGCCTCGGCTGCAAGAATGCGTGCTACGACCGCTCCTTCCCCCTGTCCCACACACGCTTCTGGGTCCTGCAGATCCTGACCGTGTCCACACCCACGCTGGTCTACCTGGGCCACGTGCTGCTGGTGATCCGCAGAGAGAATAAGCTGAGGAGACGCCTGGAGCAGAAGCTGGGTAAGAACGGGATGATGAAGGCTCCCAAGTATTCAAACGAGCACGGCAAAGTGCAGCTGAAAGGCATCCTGCTGTGCAGCTACTTGATGCAGCTGCTGATAAAGATCCTTCTAGAAGTGGCCTTCCTCGTGGGACAGTACTTCCTGTACGGCTTCATCCTCATGCCTCCTAAGATCACATTTTCAGAGTACCCCTGTCCCTCTCCTGTAGACTGCTTCATAAGTCGACCCACAGAGAAAACCGTCTTCATTGTCTTCATGATGGCCATGGCTGCTCTCTCTGTGATCCTCAACATCGTGGAGATATTCCACCTGATTATCTCAAAGCTCAGCGAGAAGAGACGCAGGAGCTCCATCCCCCCCGAGGTGTACCGCCCTGACAAACTGAACCACGGCTCCAGAGAGAGCGTCACTCTCTGTTAG